GGCGCATCTTCCACGTCAGTTTTCTCCGTTTCGTCTGCGGCGTCGGTTTCCTCGTTCAGTCGTTCTTCGGCACGGTCGCGGTCTTCGGGGTAGCCGACGTCGATACGCCAGCCGTCGAGGCCGATAGCGTCGATCGTCCGACCAGACTGGATGAGGAGATCGATCGCGTCAGAAATTTCGTACTCGTCGCGGTTCGAGGGTTGGACGAGGTGACACGCGTGGAAGATGGCGGGCGAGAAGGTGTAGAAGCCGGTCATCACCAGATTGCTCGGCGGGTCCTCCGGCTTCTCGACGACGTCCGTAATCTCTCCGTACTGGTTGGTGTCACAGACACCGTAGCGAGAGGCGTCTTCCCAGGGGACTTCCTCGACGAGGAAGGCGGCATCTGCACGGTCCTCACGCTGACGACGGACCACGTCTTGGAGATTCGCCTCAAAAATGTTGTCGCCGAGGATGAGCATGAAGTCGTCGTCAATGTGCTCTTCGACCGTGAGGAGCGCGTGGGCGAGCCCGTTCTGTTCGCGCTGGTGCGTGTAGGTGATCGGGACGCCCTCGTAGGCGTCGCCGTAGTGGTCGATGATCACCTCCTTCATGTAGCCGACGACGACGATGAGTTCGTCGGCGCCGAGCTCGATGAGCTGATCGAAGCAGTGGGTGATGAGGGGTTTCCCGTCGACCTCCACCATCCCCTTGGGCTTGTCATCCGTGAGCGGGCGGAGGCGCGTGCCCTTGCCGGCCGCGAGTACGACTGCTTTCATGATCCGAGGATTCAAGTCAGGCAATGATAAGCATTCTGCCTTTCCGGGTCGGCTGGTTGCACTGTTCACCCGAGGTTGTAGTAGGAGACTGGCGCCGATGGAGTTGCTGCTGTGGGTGTCTGAATCTGCCACCAGTTCGCTGTGTCGTCGTGGTTACACCCGCTACGGCCGACAGTTGAAGCGCTGTTTTGCGCGGGTGTCGTGGGCTGTCGATGCGTCGCCAGCGGGACAGTTGTACATCCCCTGTTGGACGGCCACACCGATGGTGGCACACGCGCCGTGGCCTGTGTAGAGGCGTCGTCGACGATCCATTGCCGGTGGCCGTCAACGTGAACGGCACTCACGCGTTCGAGGTCGCGAACGTCGCTCAATCGCCGGTCGTAACTGCTCGCGGAGATACCGGCCCGGTCAATCAGCTCGGAGCGGCCGAGTGGCTGGTCCGCTCTGAGCAACGTTGCGTACAGCCTCGTCGCTGTCGGGGTCAGATCGGGTCGGAAGCGTGTGGCCGGAAGGGTGGTTGCTGCGCGTTCGATGTCGGCAGGCGTCGGCGTTTGTGCCTCAGTGAGTGTCCGTTGTAGGCTCTCCACAACGTCGTATGGACACGCTTGGTTGGTGT
This genomic window from Halorubrum sp. PV6 contains:
- the aglF gene encoding UTP--glucose-1-phosphate uridylyltransferase AglF translates to MKAVVLAAGKGTRLRPLTDDKPKGMVEVDGKPLITHCFDQLIELGADELIVVVGYMKEVIIDHYGDAYEGVPITYTHQREQNGLAHALLTVEEHIDDDFMLILGDNIFEANLQDVVRRQREDRADAAFLVEEVPWEDASRYGVCDTNQYGEITDVVEKPEDPPSNLVMTGFYTFSPAIFHACHLVQPSNRDEYEISDAIDLLIQSGRTIDAIGLDGWRIDVGYPEDRDRAEERLNEETDAADETEKTDVEDAPDTIVDS